The segment TCACCGCCGTACTACCCCTCTACTTCGTCCTCACCCTCCAGATGAGCCCGGCCGCCTACGGTCTGATGGACGGGCTCTACACGGGCGCCACCGCTCTGCTGCGCCTGGTGGGCGGCTATGTCGCCGACCGCACCCTGCGCCGCAAGGCGGTCGCCGCCGCGGGATACGGCATCTCGGCGCTCGCCAAACTCGGGCTGGTGGCAGCCGGGTCCTCGGTGGGAGCGCTCGGCGCGGTCATCGTCGGCGACCGGACCGGGAAGGGGCTGCGGAGCGCGCCGCGCGACGCGCTGATCTCCCTCTCGGTGCCCGAGACGGTGCTGGGCCGCGCCTTCGGCCTGCACCGGGCCATGGACAGCGCGGGCGCGTTCGCCGGCCCGCTCGTCGCCCTGGGCCTGCTCTCGCTCATCGGGGCGGCCTCGCCCCGCGCCTTCGACGCGATCTTCATCACCAGCTTCTGTATCGCCGCCCTGGGCGTCGTCGTCCTGCTGGCATTCGCCCGCGACCACCGTGCGGCGCGGCCCACCACCCGTACCGTCAGCCCCCGCGCCGTCGGTGACCTGCTGCGCCGTCGCGGCGTCCGCCGGCTGGTGTACGCGGCCGGCCTGCTGGGACTCGCCACCATCGGCGACGGGTTCGTCTACCTCCAGCTGATGCACCGGCAGAGCGTGCCCGCGGGCTGGTTCCCGCTCTTCGCCGTCGGTACCAATCTCGTCTACCTCCTGCTCGCCGCCCCTCTGGGGGCCCTCGCCGACCGCATCGGCCGCAAGTCCATGCTGATGTGCGGCTACGGCATGCTCTTCGCCGTCTACGTGCTGTTGTGCTCTCCGCTGTCC is part of the Streptomyces platensis genome and harbors:
- a CDS encoding MFS transporter, which produces MYLSSIDRAPKDGAGTAPRPTFAAVGRNVLALGAVSLITDISAEMVTAVLPLYFVLTLQMSPAAYGLMDGLYTGATALLRLVGGYVADRTLRRKAVAAAGYGISALAKLGLVAAGSSVGALGAVIVGDRTGKGLRSAPRDALISLSVPETVLGRAFGLHRAMDSAGAFAGPLVALGLLSLIGAASPRAFDAIFITSFCIAALGVVVLLAFARDHRAARPTTRTVSPRAVGDLLRRRGVRRLVYAAGLLGLATIGDGFVYLQLMHRQSVPAGWFPLFAVGTNLVYLLLAAPLGALADRIGRKSMLMCGYGMLFAVYVLLCSPLSGTAATVLTLCCYGTFYAATDGVLMALAGPVLPPELRTTGMALVQTVQALAYFGSSVAFGAAWSQWSAGPATAAAACAVLLAVALTAGVLARPRVEEVTV